In a genomic window of Quercus lobata isolate SW786 chromosome 4, ValleyOak3.0 Primary Assembly, whole genome shotgun sequence:
- the LOC115987591 gene encoding acyl carrier protein 1, mitochondrial-like isoform X4 has product MALRAAIRRHVRVPVKTLTLTGRKSQPWGPNGASLRFLSSHGDDHLSKDEVIERVLSVIKSFPKVDPSQVTG; this is encoded by the exons atggcaCTGAGAGCAGCCATACGTCGCCACGTACGAGTCCCAGtcaaaaccctaaccctaaccgGACGGAAATCGCAGCCATGGGGTCCGAACGGTGCTTCTCTCCGGTTCCTCTCATCGCACGGTGACGATCATCTCTCCAAAGACGAGGTCATCGAAAGAGTCCTCTCCGTCATCAAGAGCTTCCCCAAAGTCGATCCCTCTCAG GTTACGGGTTAA
- the LOC115987591 gene encoding acyl carrier protein 1, mitochondrial-like isoform X3 — protein MALRAAIRRHVRVPVKTLTLTGRKSQPWGPNGASLRFLSSHGDDHLSKDEVIERVLSVIKSFPKVDPSQIVLL, from the exons atggcaCTGAGAGCAGCCATACGTCGCCACGTACGAGTCCCAGtcaaaaccctaaccctaaccgGACGGAAATCGCAGCCATGGGGTCCGAACGGTGCTTCTCTCCGGTTCCTCTCATCGCACGGTGACGATCATCTCTCCAAAGACGAGGTCATCGAAAGAGTCCTCTCCGTCATCAAGAGCTTCCCCAAAGTCGATCCCTCTCAG ATTGTGTTGCTTTAA
- the LOC115987591 gene encoding acyl carrier protein 1, mitochondrial-like isoform X1: MALRAAIRRHVRVPVKTLTLTGRKSQPWGPNGASLRFLSSHGDDHLSKDEVIERVLSVIKSFPKVDPSQPHKRTRAEL; the protein is encoded by the exons atggcaCTGAGAGCAGCCATACGTCGCCACGTACGAGTCCCAGtcaaaaccctaaccctaaccgGACGGAAATCGCAGCCATGGGGTCCGAACGGTGCTTCTCTCCGGTTCCTCTCATCGCACGGTGACGATCATCTCTCCAAAGACGAGGTCATCGAAAGAGTCCTCTCCGTCATCAAGAGCTTCCCCAAAGTCGATCCCTCTCAG CCGCATAAACGAACTCGGGCAGAATTGTGA
- the LOC115987591 gene encoding acyl carrier protein 1, mitochondrial-like isoform X5 encodes MALRAAIRRHVRVPVKTLTLTGRKSQPWGPNGASLRFLSSHGDDHLSKDEVIERVLSVIKSFPKVDPSQG; translated from the exons atggcaCTGAGAGCAGCCATACGTCGCCACGTACGAGTCCCAGtcaaaaccctaaccctaaccgGACGGAAATCGCAGCCATGGGGTCCGAACGGTGCTTCTCTCCGGTTCCTCTCATCGCACGGTGACGATCATCTCTCCAAAGACGAGGTCATCGAAAGAGTCCTCTCCGTCATCAAGAGCTTCCCCAAAGTCGATCCCTCTCAG GGTTGA
- the LOC115987591 gene encoding acyl carrier protein 1, mitochondrial-like isoform X2 — protein sequence MALRAAIRRHVRVPVKTLTLTGRKSQPWGPNGASLRFLSSHGDDHLSKDEVIERVLSVIKSFPKVDPSQINYLGHGLN from the exons atggcaCTGAGAGCAGCCATACGTCGCCACGTACGAGTCCCAGtcaaaaccctaaccctaaccgGACGGAAATCGCAGCCATGGGGTCCGAACGGTGCTTCTCTCCGGTTCCTCTCATCGCACGGTGACGATCATCTCTCCAAAGACGAGGTCATCGAAAGAGTCCTCTCCGTCATCAAGAGCTTCCCCAAAGTCGATCCCTCTCAG ATCAATTATTTGGGCCATGGGCTAAACTAG
- the LOC115984917 gene encoding F-box/kelch-repeat protein At3g06240-like, which translates to MTRILRCVQKSWSTLFRNPTLIAKHLLHHQTKTENPSILVMSSDSIRYGFSLHPYPDDDNAVVRIVTYNKNSPPTQNSLFTDVYSLNADSWTQVIDTTIHRSNVRLLPYRAMYFNGVTHWLGFFDNGHINELGQNCDCEIILSFEMSREVFRIMKLPDEDTMTEKYFDIWVMREYGVEDSWTKQLVVGPLLGIHRPLQFSKNGMLLLVGDDGAIVLHNIGSKEIRNLQIPEFLKSFIGKEATVYVESLVSLKGA; encoded by the exons atgACTAGAATTTTAAG GTGCGTTCAAAAGTCATGGTCTACTCTTTTCCGAAACCCAACTCTCATTGCCAAACACCTTCTTCAccatcaaacaaaaacagaaaatccaagtattttggtcatgaGCTCTGATTCAATAAGATATGGCTTCTCCCTGCACCCTTATCCTGATGATGATAATGCT GTGGTTAGAATTGTCACTTACAACAAGAATTCTCCACCTACCCAAAATTCACTCTTCACAGATGTTTACTCCCTAAATGCTGATTCCTGGACCCAAGTAATTGACACCACTATTCATCGTTCAAACGTTAGGTTGCTTCCTTACCGTGCAATGTACTTCAATGGTGTTACTCATTGGCTCGGTTTCTTTGACAACGGCCACATAAACGAACTCGGGCAGAATTGTGATTGTGAGATAATTCTATCCTTCGAGATGAGTCGTGAGGTGTTTCGAATAATGAAGTTGCCAGATGAG GATACTATGACAGAGAAATACTTTGATATATGGGTGATGCGTGAATACGGGGTTGAGGATTCTTGGACCAAACAACTTGTTGTAGGACCCTTGTTAGGAATTCACAGGCCCCTACAATTTTCCAAGAATGGAATGCTTCTTCTTGTTGGTGACGATGGCGCAATAGTCTTGCATAACATTGGTTCTAAAGAAATTAGGAATCTTCAAATTCCAGAGTTTCTGAAATCATTCATCGGAAAAGAAGCTACGGTGTATGTTGAGAGCCTAGTTTCACTCAAGGGTGCCTGA